A region from the Brassica napus cultivar Da-Ae chromosome C8, Da-Ae, whole genome shotgun sequence genome encodes:
- the LOC106416125 gene encoding leucine-rich repeat receptor-like tyrosine-protein kinase PXC3: MKKIQVPPEPGKSMFCLFFFIFLSCFHVCFPELSSTQTNTMIELSRFLSIPDWNFPGSERNPCSWEGVDCSRPDSSSVISLSLSGFDLSNSSFLPLVCQIQTLESLDVSNNSLSSIPDGFMTNCRTLVGLKQLNFSGNQVSSFRGFRNFSKLEVLDISHNRLSGNIEDYGFDALVQLKNLSLSFNKLAGSVPTNLAKSVVNLEVSDNLLSGSIPEGIDDYQELRLVDLSDNQLDGSLPSSLGNLSKLETLLLSNNNLKGAIPESLSRIQTLSRFAANRNGFTGAIPSGITKHLENLDLSFNLLNGSIPDDLLSQQPKLVSVDLSSNQLVGWLPQSISHSLVRLRLGSNKLIGSVSSAAFESLQNLTYLEMDNNGLTGHIPPAFGNLVSLNLLNLEMNQFVGILPPSLGNITSLQVLKLEQNKLTGEIPDEIGSLSKLLILDLSWNSLSGSIPSSLSNLTELTNMKLQGNSLSGTIPDSIGDLSSLLELQLGQNQLRGRIPIMPPKLQICLNLSTNMFQGPIPSTLSQLDRLEVLDLSNNKFSGEIPGFLTSLISLRQLVLSNNQLIGNIPKFTHNVSISVTGNPEITTVDHGVVIPGRPSGKSQLVLIVTLVAIGVTALVAVIIILKLYRRFNGVNNMQVDLDEEEGSTVLPEVIHGKLLTSNSLHKSNINFAKAVEAVAHPENALFQTMFWSYYRVVMPSGSSYFIKKLNTRERLFQQASSEQLELDLEMLGKLHHSNVMVPLAYVLYSQGVLLFYEFAHTHSLYDVLHNHPSDVVDWTSRYSIAVGIAQGICYLHGSNSNARDPILVPDLSSKKIMLKSLTEPLVADIELFKVIDPSRSNSSLSTVAGTIGYIPPEYAYTMRVTMAGNVYSFGVILLELLTGKPAVSEGRELSKWVQSQQEQRNNILDLRVSKSSPVATKQMIRALSIALACINISPGARPKMKTVLRMLTRL, translated from the exons atgaagaagatacaAGTTCCACCAGAACCAGGCAAGTCCATGTTCTGTCTCTTCTTTTTCATCTTCCTGTCTTGTTTCCATGTATGTTTCCCGGAGCTTTCTTCAACCCAGACAAACACAATGATCGAACTCTCTAGATTCCTTAGTATCCCAGACTGGAATTTTCCTGGTTCTGAAAGGAATCCATGTTCATGGGAAGGTGTTGATTGCAGCCGACCAGACAGTAGCTCTGTGATAAGCTTGTCTCTCTCTGGCTTCGATCTCTCCAATTCTTCATTTCTACCACTTGTTTGCCAAATCCAGACACTGGAGTCTCTTGATGTCTCTAACAACAGCTTGAGCTCAATCCCGGACGGGTTCATGACAAATTGCCGAACACTAGTTGGGTTGAAGCAGCTGAACTTCAGCGGGAACCAAGTTTCTTCTTTTCGTGGTTTCCGCAACTTCTCCAAATTAGAGGTTCTTGATATCTCTCACAATAGGTTGAGTGGGAACATTGAAGACTATGGTTTTGATGCTTTGGTTCAGTTGAAAAATCTGTCCCTCAGCTTCAACAAGCTAGCTGGTTCAGTTCCGACCAATTTGGCCAAAAGTGTGGTGAATCTCGAGGTCTCAGATAATTTATTGAGCGGTAGTATCCCCGAGGGCATCGATGATTATCAAGAGCTAAGGTTGGTTGATCTCAGTGATAATCAGCTTGATGGGTCACTCCCTAGCTCGTTGGGAAACCTCTCCAAGTTAGAAACTTTGCTTCTTTCCAACAACAATCTTAAAGGGGCAATCCCAGAGTCACTTTCAAGAATCCAAACCTTGAGCAGATTCGCAGCCAATCGTAACGGATTCACAGGAGCAATTCCATCAGGGATCACGAAACACCTCGAGAACTTGGACCTGAGTTTCAACCTTCTAAACGGGTCCATTCCAGATGATCTTTTGTCGCAGCAGCCTAAACTCGTCTCTGTGGATTTGTCATCGAATCAGTTAGTTGGATGGTTACCGCAAAGCATTTCGCATAGCCTAGTTAGGCTGAGGCTAGGAAGCAATAAGCTAATAGGGTCAGTGTCTTCAGCTGCATTTGAATCGCTGCAGAACCTGACCTATCTGGAGATGGACAACAACGGATTAACTGGCCACATACCTCCTGCATTTGGAAACCTTGTGAGTTTGAATCTCCTTAACTTGGAAATGAACCAGTTCGTTGGGATCTTACCTCCTTCGCTTGGAAACATCACCTCGCTTCAAGTGTTGAAACTTGAGCAGAACAAGCTTACCGGAGAAATCCCAGATGAGATAGGATCGTTAAGTAAACTCTTGATTCTTGACCTCAGCTGGAATTCTCTGAGTGGATCTATACCGTCCTCTCTTTCGAACCTAACTGAGCTTACCAACATGAAGTTGCAAGGGAATAGTCTAAGTGGTACTATACCTGACAGCATTGGAGATCTGAGTAGTCTCTTAGAACTCCAGCTCGGTCAAAACCAGCTTAGAGGGAGGATTCCAATAATGCCGCCAAAGCTGCAGATTTGCTTAAATCTCAGCACTAACATGTTCCAAGGACCAATCCCTTCTACATTGTCTCAACTCGACCGCTTGGAAGTTCTTGATCTTTCAAATAACAAATTCTCAGGGGAGATCCCTGGTTTTCTGACCAGCTTAATATCCCTTAGACAGCTGGTACTATCCAACAACCAGCTTATTGGAAATATTCCAAAGTTCACCCATAATGTTTCAATCAGTGTCACTGGAAACCCCGAGATCACCACCGTTGACCATGGAGTCGTTATCCCAGGCAGGCCATCAGGGAAGAGCCAACTCGTTCTGATCGTGACCCTTGTCGCCATAGGAGTAACTGCTCTTGTGGCAGTGATTATAATTCTGAAACTTTATAGGCGCTTCAATGGGGTTAACAACATGCAAGTCGACCTCGACGAGGAAGAAGGATCAACTGTTCTTCCCGAGGTCATTCATGGCAAGCTCCTCACTTCAAACTCTCTACACAAATCAAACATCAACTTCGCCAAAGCTGTGGAGGCTGTTGCTCATCCAGAGAATGCTCTGTTCCAGACAATGTTCTGGAGTTACTACAGAGTGGTCATGCCCTCTGGTTCAAGTTACTTCATCAAAAAGCTCAACACAAGAGAAAGGCTTTTCCAGCAAGCCAGCAGCGAGCAACTAGAGCTAGACCTAGAGATGTTGGGCAAGCTGCACCACTCAAACGTAATGGTTCCACTGGCTTATGTCCTTTATTCACAGGGAGTCTTGCTCTTCTACGAATTTGCTCACACTCACTCCCTTTACGATGTTCTGCACAACCATCCCAGCGATGTGGTTGATTGGACGAGCAGGTACAGTATAGCAGTTGGCATAGCTCAGGGAATCTGCTACTTGCATGGATCCAACTCCAACGCGCGTGATCCAATCCTTGTACCAGATCTCTCTAGTAAAAAAATAATGCTCAAGTCGCTCACTGAGCCGCTAGTAGCGGACATTGAACTGTTCAAGGTAATCGACCCTTCCAGAAGCAATAGCAGCCTCTCCACAGTTGCAGGCACCATCGGCTACATTCCACCGG agtaTGCTTACACGATGAGGGTGACAATGGCTGGGAATGTCTACAGCTTTGGGGTGATTCTTCTGGAGTTATTAACCGGAAAGCCAGCGGTCAGCGAAGGACGAGAGTTGTCCAAGTGGGTGCAGAGCCAACAAGAGCAGCGCAACAACATTCTTGACCTAAGAGTGAGCAAATCATCACCTGTAGCAACAAAGCAGATGATCCGTGCCCTCAGCATTGCACTTGCCTGCATAAACATCTCTCCTGGGGCAAGGCCAAAGATGAAGACTGTCCTACGGATGCTCACAAGACTCTAA